A genomic segment from Diospyros lotus cultivar Yz01 chromosome 5, ASM1463336v1, whole genome shotgun sequence encodes:
- the LOC127801936 gene encoding eukaryotic translation initiation factor 1A has translation MPKNKGKGGKNRKRGKNEADDEKRELVFKEDGQEYAQVLRMLGNGRCEAMCIDGTKRLCHIRGKMHKKVWIAAGDIILVGLRDYQDDKADVILKYMPDEARLLKAYGELPENTRLNEGIAGGLDEEDDGAGDDYIEFEDEDIDKI, from the coding sequence ATGCCGAAGAACAAGGGGAAGGGAGGGAAGAACCGGAAGCGAGGCAAGAACGAGGCCGACGACGAGAAGCGCGAGCTCGTCTTCAAGGAGGATGGCCAGGAGTACGCGCAGGTGCTCCGCATGCTCGGCAACGGCCGCTGCGAGGCCATGTGCATCGATGGCACCAAGCGCCTCTGCCACATCCGCGGCAAGATGCACAAGAAGGTCTGGATTGCCGCTGGCGACATCATCCTTGTCGGCCTCAGGGACTACCAGGACGACAAGGCCGATGTCATCCTCAAGTACATGCCTGACGAGGCCAGGCTCTTGAAGGCTTACGGTGAGCTTCCTGAGAACACGAGGCTCAACGAGGGCATCGCCGGTGGCCTTGACGAGGAGGACGACGGTGCCGGTGATGATTATATTGAGTTCGAGGATGAGGATATAGACAAGATCTAG
- the LOC127801935 gene encoding delta(8)-fatty-acid desaturase-like produces the protein MAPERKYISLDELKKHNKPGDLWISIQGKVYNVTDWVDEHPGGDAALLNLAGQDATDAFIAFHPGSAWHYLDRFFTGYHLEDFRVSEISKDYRKLANEFAKAGMFEKKEHVVVYSLFFVASLFALSVCGVLYSDSFWVHLVAGGILGFAWVQVSYLGHDSGHYNMMTTRGFNKMAQILIGNCLTGISIAWWKWTHNAHHIACNSLDHDPDLQHLPLFAVSSTLFRSITSRFYGRKLTFDSAARFFVSYQHITFYPVMCIARANLFLQTFLLLFSKRRVPDRALNILGIVVFWTWFPLLVSALPNWTERFLFVLVSFTVTSIQHIQFCLNHFSADVYVGPPKGNNWFEKQTSGTIDISCSAWMDWFHGGLQFQLEHHLFPRLPRCQLRKVSPLVRELCKKHGLPYRSLSFYEANVTTIRTLRDAAMQARNLLWDAVNTHG, from the coding sequence ATGGCTCCCGAGAGGAAATACATTTCGCTGGACGAGTTGAAGAAGCACAACAAGCCCGGGGATTTGTGGATCTCGATCCAGGGCAAGGTCTACAATGTCACCGATTGGGTCGACGAGCACCCCGGAGGCGACGCCGCCCTCCTCAACCTCGCCGGCCAGGACGCTACCGACGCCTTCATCGCCTTCCACCCCGGCTCCGCCTGGCACTACCTCGATCGGTTTTTCACCGGATACCATCTCGAAGATTTCCGGGTTTCTGAAATCTCCAAAGATTACCGTAAACTCGCGAACGAGTTCGCCAAGGCCGGAATGTTCGAGAAGAAAGAACATGTCGTCGTTTACTCCCTCTTCTTCGTCGCCTCCCTCTTCGCTCTATCCGTTTGCGGCGTGCTTTACAGTGACAGTTTCTGGGTCCATTTAGTTGCCGGCGGGATTCTGGGGTTCGCTTGGGTTCAGGTTTCGTACCTGGGTCACGATTCCGGGCACTACAACATGATGACGACGCGAGGATTCAACAAAATGGCACAGATTCTGATCGGAAATTGCTTGACGGGGATCAGCATTGCGTGGTGGAAGTGGACCCACAACGCCCACCACATCGCCTGCAACAGCCTCGACCACGATCCCGACCTCCAGCACCTCCCGCTCTTCGCCGTCTCCTCCACCCTGTTCCGCTCGATCACGTCGAGGTTCTACGGCCGGAAACTCACATTCGATTCCGCCGCGAGATTCTTCGTCAGCTACCAGCACATTACATTCTACCCCGTGATGTGCATCGCCAGGGCCAACCTCTTTCTGCAGACGTTCTTGCTCCTCTTCTCGAAGCGGAGAGTTCCCGACAGGGCTCTGAACATTCTCGGAATCGTCGTCTTCTGGACCTGGTTCCCTCTCCTTGTTTCGGCCTTACCCAATTGGACCGAACGATTCCTCTTCGTCCTGGTGAGCTTCACGGTGACGTCGATCCAACACATCCAGTTCTGTTTGAACCATTTCTCGGCGGATGTCTACGTGGGGCCGCCGAAGGGGAACAACTGGTTCGAGAAGCAGACGAGCGGGACAATTGACATATCGTGCTCGGCGTGGATGGACTGGTTCCACGGCGGGCTGCAGTTTCAGCTGGAGCACCATTTGTTCCCGAGGCTGCCGAGGTGCCAGTTGAGGAAGGTATCGCCATTGGTGAGGGAGCTCTGCAAGAAGCACGGCTTGCCGTACCGGAGCTTGTCGTTCTATGAGGCGAACGTGACGACGATCAGGACTCTCCGGGACGCGGCGATGCAGGCCAGGAACTTGCTCTGGGATGCGGTGAACACCCATGGCTGA
- the LOC127802486 gene encoding BTB/POZ domain-containing protein POB1-like, which produces MREANLDLFDPRTVMDSDYTADAGRDDDFAFAFNDSNFSDRVLRIEIMADSPEARSDADACHSLADWARHRKRRREDFKKDNAVDTSGCPEERISNCTQADHDDGVGHENQDEETVAMIEESASGDEAANSNDSNWSMDCSTVLRVKTLHISSPILAAKSPFFYKLFSNGMRESEQRHVTLRINASEEAALMDLLNFMYSNTLSVTTAPALLDVLMAADKFEVASCMRHCSRLLRNLPMTPESALLYLELPSSVLMADAVQPLTDAAKQFLAALYKDINKFHDEVMNLPLAGIEAILSSDDLQVASEDAVYDFVLRWARSQYPKVEERREILGSRLARYIRFPYMTCRKLKKVLGCNELDHELASKVVLEALFFKAEAPHRQRTLAAEESATTNRRFIERAYKYRPVKVVEFELPRQQCVVYLDLKREECLNLFPSGRVYSQAFHLGGQGFFLSAHCNMDQQSSFHCFGLFLGMQEKGSVTFAVDYEFAARSKPTEDFISKYKGNYTFTGGKAVGYRNLFAIPWTSFVAADSLYFINGILHLRAELTIRH; this is translated from the exons atgagggaggCGAATTTGGATCTGTTCGACCCCAGAACGGTGATGGACTCGGACTATACCGCCGACGCCGGTCGCGACGACGACTTCGCCTTCGCTTTCAACGACAGCAACTTCTCCGACAGGGTCCTCCGCATCGAGATCATGGCCGATTCGCCCGAGGCACGATCGGACGCTGATGCCTGTCACAGTCTCGCCGATTGGGCCCGCCATCGCAAGCGCCGCAGGGAAGACTTCAAGAAAGATAACG CTGTTGACACTTCTGGATGCCCTGAGGAGCGGATTTCAAATTGCACCCAGGCTGACCATGATGACGGTGTGGGACATGAAAATCAAGATGAGGAAACAGTTGCAATGATAGAAGAATCAGCTTCAG GAGATGAAGCTGCGAACAGTAATGATTCCAACTGGAGCATGGATTGTTCTACAGTTCTTAGAGTTAAGACTTTACACATTAGCTCGCCAATTTTAGCGGCAAAAAGCCCTTTCTTCTATAag CTCTTCTCAAATGGGATGAGGGAATCGGAGCAGCGGCATGTCACTTTACGAATAAATGCATCTG AGGAAGCTGCACTCATGGACCTCCTAAATTTTATGTATAGCAATACCTTGTCTGTAACGACCGCTCCTGCTCTTCTGGATGTGCTGATGGCTGCAGACAAGTTTGAGGTTGCCTCATGCATGCGGCATTGCAGCAGACTGTTACGCAATTTGCCCATGACACCAGAGTCTGCATTACTATATTTGGAGCTTCCTTCCAGTGTCTTAATGGCTGATGCAGTTCAGCCATTGACAGATGCTGCAAAACAGTTTCTGGCTGCCCTTTACAAAGATATTAACAA GTTCCATGATGAAGTTATGAACTTGCCCCTTGCTGGAATTGAGGCTATTTTGTCAAGTGATGATCTCCAGGTGGCATCAGAAGATGCAGTATATGATTTTGTGTTGAGGTGGGCCAGGTCCCAGTACCCAAAAGTGGAGGAGCGGAGGGAAATCTTGGGTTCTCGCCTTGCTCGTTACATCCGCTTTCCTTACATGACCTGCCGAAAGCTTAAGAAAGTCTTAGGCTGTAATGAGTTAGATCATGAGCTTGCGTCCAAGGTAGTCCTAGAGGCCCTGTTTTTCAAGGCTGAAGCCCCACACCGGCAGCGAACCCTAGCTGCAGAGGAGTCTGCAACAACAAACCGACGCTTTATTGAGCGTGCCTACAAGTATCGGCCTGTGAAGGTGGTTGAGTTTGAGCTTCCACGACAGCAGTGTGTGGTTTACCTCGACCTGAAAAGAGAGGAGTGCCTAAATCTGTTCCCATCCGGGCGGGTGTATTCTCAGGCATTTCACTTGGGGGGCCAAGGTTTCTTCCTGTCGGCACATTGCAACATGGATCAGCAGAGCTCGTTTCATTGTTTTGGTCTGTTTCTGGGAATGCAGGAGAAGGGTTCCGTCACTTTCGCAGTTGACTATGAATTCGCTGCGAGATCAAAGCCAACGGAGGATTTCATAAGCAAATACAAGGGCAATTACACATTCACGGGTGGGAAGGCAGTTGGGTACCGCAACTTATTTGCCATACCATGGACTTCATTCGTGGCAGCGGACAGTCTCTACTTCATAAATGGCATCCTCCATCTCAGGGCGGAGCTCACGATCAGGCACTGA